A genomic window from Camelina sativa cultivar DH55 chromosome 2, Cs, whole genome shotgun sequence includes:
- the LOC104753636 gene encoding receptor-like kinase TMK2: MEQLRRMGAGYFSGGMDPSVADEWRERMEDIFQSLRCPDRHRVDLAVIFFWLCLLLLVKGELSLGSNRDTLLSILREFGLPRDYAESWKSDDTCNWYGILCLDGQIKAIRFTYMNLTGTISPKFADITSLTLLDLSHNSLTGTIPWELTKLNLLSILDLSYNQLHGKVPQFKTIAPHVEGNPGIINTTNIFVPSHTGNKKRSVSLGLLIGILAVGLLIIGGGFVALYLLMRSKRADRQSEPNEALELTQQSFEQQVFELENRAFPLQVLKNATDDFSHRNIVGRGGFGVVYKGILQDGLEVAIKRMEQPVIGGIGADDFRSEVRLLTKVHHRNLVTLHGYCLDGNDSMFVYEYMPQGTLSRHLFDWKDQGLRQLDWTRRLLIALDVARGVEYLHTLARQSQSYIHRDLKPSNILLGEDLRAKVSDFGLLRSIEEGRESIRTKYVGTFGYIAPEYTSTGRLTRKVDVYSYGVILMELLTGQNAIDEARSDTHIATWFRKMVFEKDSLAKAIDNIIEVDEETRRSIQEVAELACHCCSMEPEERPEMSHVVSVLASVVEQWEPNSEVKVEKEKDINKTYQQELARRWQTDLEASSSCLS; this comes from the exons atggagcagctgcggcgAATGGGAGCGGGGTATTTCTCGGGAGGTATGGATCCAAGTGTAGCTGATGAGTGGAgggagcggatggaggatattttccagtCGCTTCGGTGTCCTGACCGGCATAgagtggatctggcagt gaTTTTCTTCTGGCTCTGTTTGTTGCTACTGGTGAAAGGGGAGTTGAGTTTAGGGAGCAACAGAGATACTCTTCTCTCTATACTCAGAGAATTTGGTTTGCCGCGGGATTATGCAGAGAGTTGGAAATCGGATGATACTTGTAATTGGTATGGAATACTCTGCTTAGACGGACAGATCAAGGCAATTCGCTTCACATACATGAACCTGACGGGTACAATCTCTCCCAAGTTTGCGGATATCACATCACTCACTCTGCTTGATCTTTCGCACAACAGTCTTACCGGAACTATTCCCTGGGAGCTCACCAAGCTGAACCTGTTGTCAATTCTAGATCTTTCATACAATCAGCTTCACGGGAAAGTTCCTCAATTCAAGACGATAGCTCCACACGTTGAAGGGAATCCGGGGATTATTAACACGACCAACATTTTTGTTCCTTCACATACAGGTAACAAGAAAAGATCAGTCAGTTTGGGTCTTCTGATTGGCATTTTAGCTGTTGGTTTGCTAATTATCGGAGGAGGATTTGTTGCCCTCTATCTTCTTATGAGATCGAAGCGAGCGGATAGGCAATCAGAACCGAATGAAGCCTTGGAACTCACGCAACAGTCTTTTGAGCAGCAGGTCTTCGAACTCGAGAACAGGGCATTCCCGTTGCAGGTTCTCAAGAACGCTACGGATGACTTCAGCCATAGAAACATAGTTGGGAGAGGCGGTTTCGGAGTAGTGTATAAAGGCATACTCCAGGATGGGTTAGAGGTTGCTATAAAGAGGATGGAACAGCCTGTCATAGGTGGGATAGGCGCTGATGATTTCAGATCCGAGGTTAGACTTCTAACCAAGGTACATCACCGTAACCTTGTGACTCTTCATGGTTACTGCCTCGACGGAAACGACAGCATGTTTGTTTACGAGTACATGCCGCAGGGGACGCTAAGCCGACATCTGTTTGACTGGAAGGACCAGGGATTGAGACAACTCGACTGGACTAGACGCCTCCTTATTGCGTTGGATGTCGCTAGAGGAGTAGAGTATCTCCATACCCTGGCGCGTCAGAGTCAGAGCTACATCCACAGGGACCTGAAACCCTCCAACATTCTTCTGGGAGAAGATTTGCGCGCGAAAGTTTCTGATTTCGGTTTACTCCGGTCTATAGAAGAAGGCAGAGAATCGATTCGAACCAAGTATGTTGGAACATTCGGTTATATCGCACCGGAATATACAT CGACGGGAAGGCTCACTAGAAAGGTTGATGTGTACAGCTATGGAGTCATTCTAATGGAGCTTTTAACCGGCCAAAATGCCATAGATGAGGCTCGATCTGATACTCACATAGCGACTTGGTTCAGGAAGATGGTGTTTGAGAAAGATTCATTAGCAAAGGCAATTGACAACATCATTGAGGTCGACGAAGAGACTCGAAGAAGCATCCAGGAAGTAGCTGAACTTGCATGTCACTGCTGCAGCATGGAACCAGAGGAGAGGCCAGAGATGAGTCATGTTGTCTCTGTTCTTGCGTCTGTTGTTGAGCAATGGGAACCCAACAGTGAGGTCAAAGtcgaaaaggaaaaagatataAACAAGACATATCAACAGGAACTTGCAAGGAGATGGCAGACGGATTTGGAGGCAAGTAGCAGTTGTTTGAGTTGA